Proteins co-encoded in one Candidatus Cloacimonadota bacterium genomic window:
- a CDS encoding ABC transporter ATP-binding protein, translated as MICLAGHSLYKTYADKGQNIRVLIDASLEVEDGELVCITGKSGCGKSTLLHILGLLDDPDSGKVFINGTEVSARHVNAHQIRNRDIGFVFQFHYLIEDLTARENVALPMLIAGTGRQKALAEADNFLVTLRLSERGNHYPNQLSGGEQQRLALARALINRPRIVLADEPTGNLDPQHSAEVWDLFLQLNRDLKQTFVIVTHDRELARQSPKTYELRDGKLF; from the coding sequence TTGATCTGTTTAGCCGGCCATTCGCTGTATAAAACCTATGCCGATAAAGGCCAGAACATCCGCGTGTTGATTGATGCCTCACTGGAAGTGGAGGATGGCGAACTGGTCTGCATCACGGGGAAATCGGGCTGCGGCAAAAGCACTCTGCTCCACATTTTGGGGCTTCTGGATGATCCCGACAGCGGCAAGGTGTTCATCAACGGCACCGAAGTCTCCGCCCGTCACGTCAACGCCCATCAGATCCGCAACCGGGATATCGGCTTTGTTTTTCAATTCCATTACCTTATCGAAGACCTCACTGCCAGGGAAAACGTGGCCCTTCCGATGCTTATCGCCGGAACTGGTAGGCAAAAAGCTTTGGCTGAAGCTGACAACTTTCTGGTTACCTTGAGGTTATCGGAACGCGGCAACCACTATCCGAACCAACTCAGCGGTGGTGAACAGCAGCGCCTGGCCCTGGCCCGGGCTCTTATAAACCGTCCCCGTATCGTCTTGGCGGACGAGCCCACGGGCAACCTGGATCCCCAACACAGCGCCGAGGTCTGGGACCTTTTCTTACAGCTAAACCGCGATTTGAAGCAGACCTTTGTGATCGTAACCCACGATCGGGAACTGGCCAGGCAAAGTCCCAAAACTTATGAACTGAGGGACGGCAAACTGTTCTGA
- a CDS encoding ABC transporter permease, translating into MNPAERLFIERYISDPKRNLLRFSFLFMILGIVISVGILTAALNLFEGYERALKSVLLDSFAHIRVYGAGAGSLPDSLAEATLNRLTAFPEIKSAVPVLNSSLMAQNGSKARSGLMQAYAKGIGEEAIHAKYVTQGSAQVAAGQVIVGHYLARDLGLALGDTMLVSFPRLDLITPLGLYPNQRSLKVTGIYNSGFYEYDRSLMIGSLADLRALSGLASGFSNIELRLQNAYADDAQNLAAKYDHLLGPYVYAAPVVNTTLLSMVKMQKWLIFIVFSFLVPIAGINVISGVLTQILDKRNEIAVLKALGAAPGTVRNILGSQITLVCLASVILGQLFGFLLSWLIVKQNVYKLKGDVYFIDRLELYVSPFNQALIFVVAALLILLCVRIPLRRIDRMRTIDLLRNT; encoded by the coding sequence GTGAATCCTGCTGAACGGCTCTTCATAGAACGCTATATTAGCGATCCGAAGAGAAACCTGCTGCGTTTCAGCTTTTTGTTCATGATCCTGGGGATTGTGATCTCGGTTGGCATCCTCACAGCGGCTTTGAACCTTTTTGAGGGTTATGAAAGAGCCCTGAAATCCGTCCTGCTCGATTCTTTCGCCCATATCAGGGTTTACGGGGCCGGGGCTGGATCATTGCCGGATTCGCTGGCTGAAGCTACTCTGAACAGGCTTACTGCCTTCCCGGAAATAAAATCGGCCGTGCCGGTGCTTAACAGCAGTCTTATGGCCCAGAATGGCTCCAAAGCCAGAAGTGGTTTGATGCAAGCCTACGCCAAGGGAATCGGGGAAGAGGCGATCCATGCCAAATATGTGACTCAAGGCTCCGCGCAAGTTGCCGCGGGGCAGGTGATTGTGGGGCATTATCTGGCCCGGGACCTCGGCCTGGCCCTCGGCGACACGATGCTGGTTTCATTTCCCCGCCTCGATCTGATCACCCCTCTGGGCTTGTATCCAAACCAACGCTCTCTGAAGGTGACCGGCATCTACAACTCAGGTTTTTACGAATATGACCGCAGCCTGATGATCGGCAGCCTGGCTGATTTGCGGGCTCTTTCAGGATTGGCATCCGGTTTCAGCAACATCGAATTGCGCCTGCAAAACGCCTATGCCGATGACGCCCAGAACCTGGCAGCGAAATATGACCATCTGCTTGGCCCCTATGTTTATGCAGCACCGGTGGTGAACACCACCCTGCTGAGCATGGTCAAGATGCAGAAATGGCTGATCTTCATCGTGTTCAGCTTTCTGGTGCCGATCGCCGGGATCAACGTGATCAGCGGCGTGCTGACCCAGATCCTGGATAAAAGAAACGAGATAGCGGTCCTCAAGGCACTTGGCGCCGCGCCTGGCACGGTGCGCAACATCCTGGGCTCCCAAATCACACTGGTCTGCCTTGCCTCGGTTATACTGGGCCAGTTGTTCGGCTTTCTGCTCTCCTGGCTGATTGTGAAACAAAATGTTTACAAACTCAAGGGCGACGTCTATTTCATCGACCGCCTCGAGCTATATGTATCGCCGTTCAACCAAGCCCTGATCTTTGTTGTAGCCGCCCTGCTTATTCTACTCTGCGTTCGCATCCCCCTGCGCAGGATTGACCGGATGCGCACCATCGACCTGTTGCGTAATACTTAG